One window of Phycisphaeraceae bacterium genomic DNA carries:
- a CDS encoding DUF3987 domain-containing protein, translating to MTLPLPSTIDAARRYTAAGLCVLPAIREGDDKRVALRSWKSYQTRLPTPAEHARWFAGPARRDLCLVCGRVSGNLEMIDFDLAGVAFEPWRARVEAVCPGLIDRLVVETTPSGGRHVAYRCSDPVCGNMKLAQRSFDAPGADPIEVAGKRFTPRKGVDGCWRAVATMIETRGEGGMFLCAPSNGYVLTTGDLAALPVITTEERECLLACAWELNEALHPVEDGPRPKTPSASISGDQKPGDDFNQRGDVRDLLVEHGWTRVSGGENEHWARPGKDRGCSATLKGGVFYVFSTNAPPFEDGRGYSLFAVYSLLKHEGDFAAAARALRREGFGAEPASGDVDLSAFKVTSPQAEPPPAAPVDPGPVPPALLRVPGFIDEVIDYTLANAPYPEPVLAFCGAVALQAALAGRKVRDPQDNRTAIYLLGLANTGTGKDFPRKVNQRILASAGMAGAVADGFASGEGLEDRMHLTPAMLFQTDEIDTLMQAITGYGTKRDPRYEGIMQTLLKLYTSANTIYPLRVKASDEEPRIIDQPCLCLFGTAIPDIFYEALSPKMLSNGFFARMLIFEAGRRGLGQDVDVHELPKAILKRARWWAEFKPGKGNLKTAHPEPKLVEPTPDARVRLGEIRALADAAYAEAEAKSDQAGMALWARANEKARRLALVHACSIGHRNPEISVEGVNWAWSLVEHQTRRMLFKASQHVSAGDFESQCKAMIRVLREWAVKHPGDPWMPFWQLSRRLAWSPREHDEVRQALMDQRRIQFAERATGGTPQRLYRLIEDVAGA from the coding sequence ATGACGCTCCCGTTGCCCTCAACCATTGACGCTGCCCGGCGATATACCGCTGCGGGGCTCTGCGTACTGCCGGCGATCCGCGAGGGCGACGACAAGCGCGTTGCCCTGCGCTCGTGGAAGTCGTACCAGACGCGGCTCCCAACGCCGGCGGAGCACGCGCGCTGGTTCGCCGGGCCCGCCCGGCGTGATCTGTGCCTGGTGTGCGGACGCGTCTCGGGTAACCTCGAGATGATCGACTTCGACCTGGCTGGCGTGGCGTTCGAGCCGTGGCGAGCGCGGGTCGAGGCGGTGTGCCCTGGCCTCATCGATCGCCTTGTCGTCGAGACCACACCCTCGGGCGGTCGCCATGTCGCATACCGGTGTTCGGACCCGGTCTGCGGCAACATGAAACTCGCGCAACGGTCCTTCGACGCACCCGGGGCTGATCCGATCGAGGTTGCGGGCAAGCGCTTCACTCCGCGGAAGGGTGTCGATGGCTGTTGGCGTGCGGTCGCCACGATGATCGAGACCCGCGGCGAGGGCGGGATGTTCCTGTGCGCACCATCGAACGGGTACGTACTCACGACTGGCGATCTTGCCGCGCTGCCGGTGATCACGACCGAGGAACGCGAGTGCTTGCTGGCCTGCGCATGGGAGCTCAACGAGGCTTTGCATCCTGTAGAGGATGGTCCGCGCCCCAAGACACCCTCGGCCTCAATCTCCGGTGACCAGAAGCCCGGCGATGACTTCAACCAGCGCGGCGATGTCCGGGACCTATTGGTCGAGCACGGCTGGACTCGGGTGAGCGGGGGCGAGAACGAGCACTGGGCCCGCCCCGGGAAGGACCGCGGCTGCAGCGCCACGCTCAAGGGCGGCGTGTTCTATGTGTTCTCGACCAACGCCCCGCCCTTCGAGGACGGCCGCGGGTACTCGCTCTTCGCCGTGTACTCGCTGCTCAAGCACGAAGGTGACTTCGCGGCGGCCGCCCGAGCGCTGCGGCGCGAGGGATTCGGCGCGGAACCTGCCTCCGGCGATGTCGATCTGTCCGCCTTCAAGGTCACATCCCCGCAGGCCGAGCCGCCGCCGGCCGCGCCGGTCGATCCCGGCCCCGTGCCGCCGGCGCTCTTGCGCGTGCCGGGGTTCATCGACGAAGTCATCGATTACACGCTCGCCAACGCGCCGTACCCCGAGCCGGTGCTGGCGTTCTGCGGCGCGGTGGCGCTGCAGGCCGCGCTGGCGGGCCGAAAGGTCCGCGACCCGCAGGACAACCGCACCGCGATCTATCTCCTGGGGCTGGCCAACACCGGCACGGGCAAGGACTTCCCGCGCAAGGTCAACCAGCGGATCCTCGCGAGCGCCGGCATGGCCGGCGCGGTCGCGGACGGCTTCGCCAGTGGCGAAGGCCTCGAGGACCGGATGCACCTCACGCCGGCGATGCTCTTTCAGACCGACGAGATCGACACGCTCATGCAGGCAATCACCGGGTACGGCACCAAGCGCGACCCTCGGTACGAGGGCATCATGCAGACGCTGCTGAAGCTGTACACCTCGGCCAACACGATCTACCCGCTCCGCGTCAAGGCCAGCGACGAGGAACCGCGCATCATCGACCAGCCGTGCCTGTGCCTCTTTGGGACGGCGATCCCGGACATCTTCTATGAGGCGCTGTCGCCCAAGATGCTCTCCAACGGCTTCTTCGCACGCATGCTCATCTTCGAGGCCGGACGCCGAGGGCTCGGCCAGGATGTGGATGTGCACGAACTCCCGAAAGCGATTCTCAAGCGGGCGCGGTGGTGGGCGGAGTTCAAGCCGGGCAAGGGCAACCTGAAGACCGCGCACCCCGAGCCCAAACTTGTCGAGCCAACACCCGATGCTCGGGTACGCCTCGGCGAGATTCGCGCCCTGGCCGATGCCGCGTACGCCGAGGCCGAAGCCAAGTCGGATCAAGCGGGGATGGCGCTGTGGGCCCGCGCCAACGAGAAAGCCCGGCGTCTCGCGCTCGTGCATGCGTGCAGTATTGGGCACCGCAATCCCGAGATCTCCGTCGAAGGGGTGAACTGGGCGTGGTCCTTGGTTGAACATCAGACCCGCCGCATGCTCTTCAAGGCCAGCCAGCACGTCAGCGCCGGCGACTTCGAGAGCCAGTGCAAGGCGATGATCCGCGTGCTCCGGGAATGGGCGGTCAAACACCCCGGCGACCCGTGGATGCCCTTCTGGCAACTCAGCCGGCGCTTGGCCTGGTCGCCCCGCGAGCACGACGAGGTCCGGCAGGCGCTGATGGATCAGCGCCGCATCCAGTTCGCCGAGCGGGCGACCGGCGGCACGCCCCAGCGGCTGTACAGGCTCATCGAGGACGTTGCCGGAGCATGA
- a CDS encoding TolC family protein, giving the protein MNPRSTHVNASFHRPIGAALALIISAALNTGCQSTPRADVDAAQSAAEAAGLSAPIEFIAVGPDGGPLDEPSAPGGTLTLAEALKRAVTTDPGLQAAMARVRIALADADQSRLLPNPVLNVVLRWGPGKPQIEASLAQDFVQALQIPRRSSAADNRLRQAAADAVTVAIDVASEVQERYATAQAAAELVPLLRDRMVLLERLAAVAKSRLDAGEGTRSDLATLQAQRVELQVEIDQSVLSEQEERLRLARLIGEPSSAASWTLDAWTAPGTDLQPESRWVDSALLHRPEIQAIAWKLRALGDDEAIVRLLPWEGASVGVDAQRDDKWFAGPSVSTPLPIFDMGQAKRARVTAEQLEARHELTLARRKIVEDVRVAYQTMTASNANLARIRGELIPLQQQRRTLAEDAYRAGQSDVTALFLAEQDLRLTQAKAIEVERQAATAFVRLQRAVGGPGVAVPLLTSPSSPTASQPAPASGSASASPLSALPASPYR; this is encoded by the coding sequence ATGAACCCAAGAAGCACCCACGTCAACGCATCGTTTCACCGCCCGATCGGGGCCGCTCTGGCGCTGATCATCTCTGCAGCGCTCAACACAGGCTGCCAGTCTACGCCACGGGCGGACGTAGACGCTGCTCAGAGCGCCGCCGAGGCTGCGGGACTATCCGCTCCAATCGAGTTCATCGCCGTCGGCCCCGACGGCGGCCCGCTCGACGAGCCAAGTGCGCCAGGCGGCACCCTCACGTTGGCCGAGGCTCTCAAGAGAGCCGTCACCACCGACCCCGGACTTCAGGCCGCGATGGCGCGAGTGCGCATTGCGCTCGCGGACGCGGATCAATCGAGACTGCTTCCGAACCCTGTACTGAATGTCGTGCTCCGATGGGGGCCGGGAAAGCCGCAGATCGAAGCATCGCTGGCACAGGACTTTGTCCAGGCACTGCAGATTCCCCGTCGCTCCAGCGCCGCTGACAATCGGCTCCGGCAGGCCGCTGCCGATGCGGTGACCGTGGCGATCGACGTTGCCAGCGAGGTGCAGGAGCGGTACGCGACGGCTCAGGCCGCGGCGGAACTCGTGCCGCTGCTGCGTGATCGGATGGTGCTTCTGGAGCGCCTCGCGGCGGTTGCTAAATCCAGGCTAGACGCCGGCGAAGGGACGCGCAGCGACCTGGCCACCCTCCAGGCGCAGCGTGTGGAACTGCAAGTCGAGATCGATCAATCCGTCCTCTCCGAGCAAGAAGAACGATTACGGCTCGCGCGCCTGATCGGTGAACCCTCTTCTGCTGCATCCTGGACGCTGGATGCGTGGACCGCGCCGGGCACCGACCTTCAGCCCGAGTCCCGTTGGGTCGATTCGGCGCTCCTGCACCGTCCTGAGATCCAGGCCATTGCCTGGAAGCTTCGGGCGCTGGGCGATGATGAAGCGATCGTTCGCCTGCTGCCGTGGGAGGGCGCAAGCGTCGGCGTCGATGCTCAGCGGGACGACAAGTGGTTTGCAGGTCCATCTGTATCAACGCCGCTGCCCATTTTCGACATGGGTCAGGCCAAGCGAGCACGGGTGACAGCCGAGCAGCTTGAGGCGAGGCACGAACTGACGCTTGCCCGGCGCAAGATCGTTGAGGATGTTCGCGTCGCGTATCAGACTATGACCGCCAGCAACGCGAACCTCGCCCGCATCCGCGGTGAGTTGATCCCGCTCCAGCAGCAACGCCGCACGCTTGCGGAAGACGCCTACCGCGCCGGCCAGAGCGATGTGACCGCACTCTTCCTCGCTGAGCAGGACCTTCGACTGACCCAGGCGAAAGCGATCGAGGTTGAGAGGCAGGCCGCAACCGCGTTCGTCCGTCTCCAGCGTGCGGTTGGCGGGCCCGGGGTGGCCGTGCCGCTCCTGACTTCACCCTCGTCGCCCACAGCATCGCAACCCGCTCCGGCGAGTGGGAGCGCGAGTGCTTCGCCGCTCTCAGCCCTACCAGCGTCCCCGTACCGCTAA